The stretch of DNA ACGCCGAGCGGGTGCCAGGTCTCCATCAGGCGGTGGCCGGGACGCTCCGAGGGCATGGTGCGCCCGTCCAGCTGCCGGGACAGACCGACCGCGAAGTCGCAGATGTCGATCATTTCCTGAACCTCGCCGAGGGCCTCCGAGCGGATCTTGCCGACCTCGATGCTGATCAGGTTGGCGACGTCGTCCTTGTGTTCGGTGAGCAGTTCGCCGAGGCATTTGATCAGGAATCCGCGGACCGGGCCGGGAACGGTGCGCCACCGCAGGAACGCGTCGTGCGCGGCGTCGATCGCGGCTTCGACGTCGGCGGCTCCGGCGGCGGGGTAGTCGAACAGGGCCTCGCCGGTGACCGGGGTGCGGGCGGTGACGGTGTTCGTCGCTCCGGTGGTGTCGAGGACGGCCGGGTCGACCCCACATCGCTGCAGGCTGGTGCGTGCGAGAGTACGCAATTCGTCGGTGGTGGGCAGGGCGATGGTGTCGGCGACGGCGGTGCTCATTTACTTGACTCCTCGGGTAGCGATGGGTGCAGGTACGTCGATGGGTCCGCGGATTCCCAATTGGCTGGCAACGTGATCGAGGGATACGCGGCGGATCCCGTCGTAGAGCGCGTACGGGTCGTGCAGTGTGCGGCCGAGAACTCCTTCCATCCAGGCGGCGTCGATGTCGGTCATCGACTGGGTGGTGTCCTTGTGGCCGTCCGAGGTCAGGTTGGACTGGAAGATCCCGGCCGCGGATTTCGGCAGGAAGTCCTCGTAGACGATCGGCTCCGGGCGGACCCAGCCCTGATCGATCAGATCCTGGAGTGATCGTCCGGGCACCGTGCCGTTGCGTTGCTTGTCGGTGTCGACCCGATAGGTGAAGTAGGCGAGATCGTGCAGGGCGAGCCCCTGTTCGGTGGCGGGCACCTGTTGGTTCCACAGCGCCGCAGCGATCTCGTTGCGTACCTCGGCCGACACCGGCGCGGTCGCTGCCGCCTCCCTGACGGCCTGCTCGATCTCGCCGGTCAAGCGGTCGTAGACCTCGCGGCCGCGGACGGTGGCGGCGATGCCGCGGGCCTCGACCTCACCGAAACGCACTCGCAGTGAACCCTTTTCGACACTGCCGTCGGCCTCGCGGAACACCCGTGGTTCGGCGAGAGCCCGGAACGAGGTCTGCCGCAGCAACAGATCCGGACCGGCCCATCGCGGCGGACCCTGGATCGTGTCGATCATGTCGATCCGGCGACGCTCCATGCGGGCGTAGAGGTCGTCGATGTCGAGTACGCGCGGGGTGAGGTGGTTGATGTGTGTGCTGGTGACTCCACCGATATCGGCGGCCACCGAGGACACCTGCTCGAGTTCGCGGTACCAGGCGCGGTCGACAGCCTCGGTGGACAGTTTGAATGCCGCAGTGGCCAACGTCAGGAACATCTCGGCGTCACCGGAATTGAGCCCCCGGTACTCGGTGGCCCGGTCGGCGAGGACCAGCAGTTCGGCGGTGAACAGCCTGCGCTGGGCGAGGAAGCTTTCGAGGCGTTGCTGCAGCTCGGCGCTGAAGAAGCGGCGATCCGAGGGCACCAGCATGGAGGTGAACACCCGGAAGGGGTTGCGGGCCAGTTCGTCCGGGTCCGTCGGCCGGAAGGCGGTCGAGACGACCGGAACCGAACTGGCAGCGGCCTCGCGCAGGTCGTAGAACCCGACCGGGTACATGCCCATGGCCGCGAACACGCGGGCGACCTGGGCCATCTCCTGGGGGGTGCCCACTCGGATGGCTCCGTGACGTTCGGCGGTGATCCGGGCGGTCGAACCCAGCCGTTGTGCGCCCGCACCGAGATTCGACAGCACGGTGTCGTTGACGGCCCGCGACACCTCGAGCAACGCGGTGTAGGCGGGAACTTCCTTCCCGTACAGATGCGAGAGTCGGCGAGCGAACTCGGCGCGCAGTTCCCACTGCTGGGTGATCGGCATGCGTGCAGCTCCAGGGTCGATGGGATCGGTTGCGAGCGAAAGTCGTAGTGTTCCGGAGGGTTTCGACGGGTGCGTCCGTTCGACGTTTCGTTCCCGCCCGTTCATCGTGGCCTGTCGGATTGAATAGCACCAGCGAAGAAAACTGTCCGCAACCGTTTAGGATCTCTATATGAATATGAGTTTGGGTCACCTCGTCACGCTCCGGGAACTGGCGCGGCGAGGAACGATGGTCGCGGTCGCCGAAGAACTCGGCTACACCGCCGGCGCCGTATCGCAGCAGATCGCAGCGTTGGAGAAGGCCGTCGGCTCGCAACTCGTCACCAAGGTGGGTCGCAACGTCGTACTCACCGATTCCGGCGTCGTCCTGGCCGAACACGCCGTGAAGATCCTGAGCGCAGAACAGACCGCCCTCGACGCGCTCCGCGCGGTCCACGACGACGTGGCCGCACCCCTGCTGCTCGGCACCTTCGGCAGTACCGCCGCTGCGTTGCTACCGCCGGTGGTGGCCGCCGCGCAACGCGAGTACCCGCACCTCGCCCTCAGCAGCCGCGAACTCGACGTCGACGAGGCCGCCACCGCCGTCCAGCGCGGACAGGTCGACGTCGCCTTCGGGCTGGACTATCCCAATTCGCCGATGCCCCGCACTCCGGATATCGAGATGATCACCCTCCGCAGCGAGCGATTCGGACTCGCCGTCTCGCCCGGGTCATACGGCATTCGCACCGAGTGCACCATCGATCTGTGCGAGGCCGCGGAGTGGAACTGGATCCTGCCGCCCGCGGAGACACAGTTCGGTCGCGCCATCCGAATCGCCTGCCGACAGGAGGGTTTCGAGCCGATCGCACGGCACGAGATCGTCGACACCGCCGTCTCCCTGGCGCTGGCCGCGAAGGGGTTGGGCGCGGCTCCGGTCACGGACATGATGATCAGGCTCAACAGCTCGGTACCCATCGTCCGGGTCGACCTCGAGCAGGAGATCGGCAGGCGGATCGTGCTCCTCCGCCTCGCGCGCTCGGAGACCCGGCCCACCGTGCGGGCCGTCACCGAGATCGTGCGCGCCGTGGTGAACACGGCCGAGACGCGGTGAGGCCGCCTCGAGGAAGTAGCCAGGCCCCCTCAGCGGCGGAGGCCTGCCGCGCACCGTGATGCTCGAAAATGAAGCGCCCCAGAGTGCGACCGACGTGCAGCTCGAGCCGCTGCGCGCCCGCCGATGCGCCACAGTGCATCGCAAAGCTGGGGAAGCACGGTGTTCCCGACACCGTCTTCGCCTTCCAGATGTGGCTGTTCCGCACCGATCACGAACTAGCACCCTGGGCGGCGGCATGCGAGACACACCGCCTCCTGCCGCCGCCCCTCTTCGTGCCCGCGCCCCGGTTCAGTCCCGTCGTGTACGGTCCGCGTCCAGCCGCGCGGCGAGAAGCTGCGCGAGGTGGTCGCCTCGGCGGTCGGTCAGGTCCGACAGTTGCGTGCGGCAGGAGTATCCGTCGGCGAGGATCGTCGTGTCTGCATCCGCCGCCGCCACCGCGGGCAGCAATTGCTGTTCCGCGACGGCTACCGACACCTCGTAGTGGCCCTTCTCCACGCCGAAGTTGCCGGCGAGGCCGCAGCATCCACCCAGCCGCTGCACCTGGGCACCGGCCTTCTCCAGCAACTGCGCGTCCGGGCTCCATCCCATCACCGAATGGTGGTGGCAGTGGGGTTGTGCGACAAC from Rhodococcus opacus B4 encodes:
- a CDS encoding 2-oxoadipate dioxygenase/decarboxylase, which codes for MPITQQWELRAEFARRLSHLYGKEVPAYTALLEVSRAVNDTVLSNLGAGAQRLGSTARITAERHGAIRVGTPQEMAQVARVFAAMGMYPVGFYDLREAAASSVPVVSTAFRPTDPDELARNPFRVFTSMLVPSDRRFFSAELQQRLESFLAQRRLFTAELLVLADRATEYRGLNSGDAEMFLTLATAAFKLSTEAVDRAWYRELEQVSSVAADIGGVTSTHINHLTPRVLDIDDLYARMERRRIDMIDTIQGPPRWAGPDLLLRQTSFRALAEPRVFREADGSVEKGSLRVRFGEVEARGIAATVRGREVYDRLTGEIEQAVREAAATAPVSAEVRNEIAAALWNQQVPATEQGLALHDLAYFTYRVDTDKQRNGTVPGRSLQDLIDQGWVRPEPIVYEDFLPKSAAGIFQSNLTSDGHKDTTQSMTDIDAAWMEGVLGRTLHDPYALYDGIRRVSLDHVASQLGIRGPIDVPAPIATRGVK
- a CDS encoding LysR family transcriptional regulator, with the translated sequence MNMSLGHLVTLRELARRGTMVAVAEELGYTAGAVSQQIAALEKAVGSQLVTKVGRNVVLTDSGVVLAEHAVKILSAEQTALDALRAVHDDVAAPLLLGTFGSTAAALLPPVVAAAQREYPHLALSSRELDVDEAATAVQRGQVDVAFGLDYPNSPMPRTPDIEMITLRSERFGLAVSPGSYGIRTECTIDLCEAAEWNWILPPAETQFGRAIRIACRQEGFEPIARHEIVDTAVSLALAAKGLGAAPVTDMMIRLNSSVPIVRVDLEQEIGRRIVLLRLARSETRPTVRAVTEIVRAVVNTAETR